Proteins from one Aythya fuligula isolate bAytFul2 chromosome 11, bAytFul2.pri, whole genome shotgun sequence genomic window:
- the C11H15orf65 gene encoding uncharacterized protein C15orf65 homolog — protein sequence MTTSAEKLPLGPNTGKKQSSHVPVCANPGNPVFSCMLDPRTLMTSSSSRKPQVLLFKTTSSEYGAIPPTSQMLPCTYHPADQTFTKHLLTCGSSQDGYLNTAIDRSRVYDYPNLQHTL from the coding sequence ATGACAACTTCTGCTGAGAAGCTGCCCTTGGGTCCCAACACTGGGAAAAAGCAATCTTCTCATGTGCCTGTCTGCGCAAATCCTGGCAATCCTGTGTTTTCCTGCATGCTGGACCCCAGAACGCTGATGACCAGTAGCTCTTCGAGAAAGCCTCAGGttttactgtttaaaacaaCTTCAAGTGAATACGGTGCTATACCACCTACTTCACAGATGTTGCCTTGTACTTACCATCCAGCAGATCAAACATTTACAAAACACTTACTCACCTGTGGGTCATCTCAAGATGGTTATTTGAATACTGCAATTGACAGAAGTCGGGTATATGACTACCCCAATTTGCAGCATACTCTGTAA
- the DNAAF4 gene encoding dynein assembly factor 4, axonemal, producing MPVWLRGHSWRQSGSAVFLSLPVPGVRVTAANIFCTERYLKVSVPPFLFEAILYAPIDDTNSTAKIGNGIVFFTLYKKEVGMWESLTLENASKEKLQYLRENAVLKAHEKAKEETEAKKVTKREHKKYALEATMKLEEAERKRIEELKEQEKQKVTKELELWKDQLKDVENQRKVQKEGQLHEEVEQLKEKKKEKMNKTNIPSEETLKTRLKPTKGRGSCSMFSENLKEEQLPAPRSSGTIKINFTSRVFPTALRESRVAEEEEWLHKQAEARRIISDDLSELKDLKEEEKNPDWLKDKGNKMFATGNYLAAVNAYNLAVRLNNKLPLLYLNRAACHLKLRNLHKAIEDSSKALELLTPPVPDNENARVKAYVRRGTAFCQLELYAEGLQDYEAALKIDPKNKTIEKDAEKIRHVIQGTMQNS from the exons ATGCCGGTGTGGCTGCGGGGGCACAGCTGGCGGCAGAGCGGCTCCGCCGTCTTCCTCTCGCTGCCCGTGCCCGGCGTGCGGGTCACCGCCGCCAACATCTTCTGCACCGAGCGCTACCTCAAG GTAAGCGTTCCTCCCTTCTTATTTGAAGCCATCTTATACGCTCCTATTGATGACACAAACAGCACAGCGAAGATTGGAAATGgaattgttttcttcactttgtATAAAAAGGAAGTGGGCATGTGGGAATCCCTAACTCTAGAGAATG ctaGTAAGGAGAAACTGCAATATCTGAGAGAGAATGCTGTTCTAAAAGCCCATGAAAAGGCAAAAGAggagacagaagcaaaaaaagttacaaaacgagaacataaaaaatatgctttggAGGCCACAATGAAG ctagaagaagcagaaagaaaaagaattgaaGAGCTGAAAgaacaggagaagcagaaagtcACTAAGGAGTTGGAGTTATGGAAAGATCAGCTGAAAGATGTTGAGAATCAAAGGAAGGTACAAAAAGAAGGGCAACTACATGAAGAAGTAGAGCAactaaaggagaagaaaaaggaaaaaatgaacaaaactaaCATTCCTAGTGAAGAAACTTTGAAGACCAGACTCAAACCTACAAAAG GTCGTGGTTCCTGTagtatgttttcagaaaacttaaAGGAAGAGCAACTACCAGCTCCTCGATCTTCTGGTACAATTAAAATCAACTTCACGTCACGAGTTTTTCCTACAGCCCTACGAGAATCTCGTGtagcagaagaggaggag TGGCTACATAAACAAGCAGAAGCTCGAAGAATAATAAGTGATGATTTGTCTGAGCTGAAAGACttaaaagaagaggagaagaatcCAGACTGGTTAAAGGACAAAGGAAA CAAAATGTTTGCAACAGGAAACTATCTTGCAGCTGTGAATGCATATAACCTTGCAGTCCGGCTAAACAATAAGCTTCCACTACTGTATCTGAATCGTGCTGCTTGCCATCTTAAACTGAGGAATTTACACAAAGCCATTGAAGATTCCTCTAAG gCACTAGAATTGCTGACACCACCTGTTCCTGATAATGAGAATGCTCGAGTAAAAGCATATGTGAGACGTGGTACAGCTTTTTGTCAGCTGGAATTATATGCTGAAG GTCTCCAGGATTATGAAGCAGCTCTCAAGATTgatcctaaaaataaaactatagaaaaagatgcagagaaGATTCGACATGTAATTCAAGGAACGATGcaaaattcataa